The Solanum lycopersicum chromosome 9, SLM_r2.1 genome window below encodes:
- the LOC138338579 gene encoding uncharacterized protein, whose amino-acid sequence MDPYEALYDRRCRYPIGWFEVGEPSLLDPELIYKTMEKVHIIRNQLQTAYSQQKSYADHRRRDSEFEKGDKVYLKISPLKGLVRFGKKWKLTPRYVGPHEILKRVGKVAYELKLPSESASVHPVFHVSMLKKFIGDPESILPIEGLGVKDNLSYEEISVQILDR is encoded by the coding sequence atggatccttatgaagccttgtatgataggaggtgtaggtatcctattggatggtttgaagtgggtgagccttcGCTTCTTGATCCTGAGTTGATATATAAGACAatggaaaaggttcatatcataaggaaccagttgcaaacggcctatagtcagcaaaagtcttatgctgatcataggagaagggattcgGAGTTTGAAAAAGGTGATAaggtatatttgaaaatttcaccattgAAAGGACTGGTTAGATTTGGTAAGAAATGGAAGTTGactcctcgttatgtgggtccccatgaaatcttgaaaagggttggtaaggttgcctatgaattgaaacttcctagtgaatcgGCTTCagttcatccggtattccatgtttctatgttgaagaagtttattggtgatcccgagtccattcttcctattgagggtcttggtgtcaaggataacctctcttatgaagaAATTTcagttcaaattcttgataggtaA
- the LOC138338578 gene encoding uncharacterized protein, with protein sequence MKSGESLQDMITRFTTVVNKLISLGKVYTTEEQVDKVLRILPRSWEIKVTAIREAKDLTTMSLDELVGNLKTYEMNVDKRSEGNKEKVLGLKATKSDESDIDDDDLALINRSSNKGLPSVELEWKKEKAEKERKELLNKRKTKEKEQEMYAAWGTGSSDMYEDVEDLALMAIEESDAEPESDSEETEEEVRESKQQWYMDSACSRHMTRNKTLFLSLEEGKGGMVAFGGGKKGQIKGCGKIGRTDEHSIDKVYYVEGLRHNLLSISQLCDKDNKVIFLSTGVEVINLNTQKLVLTGK encoded by the exons ATGAAATCTGGAGAATCTCTCCAAGATATGATCACCAGATTCACCACTGTGGTAAACAAACTAATCTCATTAGGCAAAGTATATACCACTGAGGAACAGGTTGACAAAGTACTTAGGATTTTGCCTAGGTCTTGGGAAATCAAAGTCACTGCCATTAGAGAAGCTAAGGACCTAACTACTATGTCTTTAGATGAATTAGTTGGGAATCTCAAGACCTATGAGATGAATGTTGACAAAAGAAGTgaaggaaataaagaaaaagttctTGGTCTTAAAGCAACTAAAAGTGACGAATCAGACATAGATGACGATGATCTAGCTTTGATAA ACAGATCATCAAATAAAGGACTGCCCAGTGTGGAATTGGaatggaaaaaggaaaaagctgaaaaagaaaggaaggaaCTCCTCAACAAAAGGAAAACCAAGGAAAAGGAACAAGAAATGTATGCAGCCTGGGGAACAGGTTCCTCGGACATGTATGAAGATGTTGAAGACCTTGCCTTGATGGCAATAGAAGAATCAGACGCTGAACCTGAATCAGACTCTGAAGAAACTGAGGAAGAAGTGAGAGAAAGCAAGCAGCAGTGGTACATGGACAGTGCTTGCTCAAGACACATGACAAGGAATAAGACATTGTTTCTCTCActagaagaaggaaaaggaggtATGGTTGCTTTTGGTGGTGGAAAAAAGGGTCAAATCAAAGGTTGTGGAAAGATTGGAAGAACTGATGAACATTCAATTGATAAAGTATACTATGTGGAAGGACTTAGACACAATCTACTCAGCATATCTCAATTGTGTGATAAAGATAACAAGGTAATCTTTCTATCCACTGGTGTTGAGGTAATAAATCTAAACACACAAAAATTAGTGTTAACAGGAAAATGA